Proteins encoded by one window of Paraburkholderia terrae:
- a CDS encoding acyltransferase family protein — MRATSTQANGIVPALTSIRFLAALTVVLSHYRELELLNTPVSFFNFVDGGRSAVSLFFVLSGFILTYTYRDELATQGPHNFYVARVARIYPNILFALAIASVTTAYLVISHNDVLFLKWFALKTSINLSLVVSFICQVFLITAWFPFAAINQPWNGPASSVSCEAFFYALFPLILARFVKMRASTLAVTLLGIWIAQGLMILFIMAAFPVSRSHFLAGTLPLCRIAEFMLGIGAALAFQTLRTRGVSMHGRGIALVSGSVVVLIVLALWQPTTPVFYPQSPFFATLILGLALLERPVIGLLNQRWLVRFGEASYALFLIHVPLAYLAWLVGFRASNGWIPLTCTLLLSVIVFTYFEEPMRRRIRRRFRSKPPVPASVVAETVPVDPTVTVGPGMKPS; from the coding sequence ATGCGAGCGACGAGCACTCAGGCCAACGGCATCGTTCCTGCGCTGACGAGCATCCGCTTTCTGGCGGCGCTGACCGTCGTCCTGTCGCATTACCGCGAACTCGAACTGCTCAATACGCCCGTTTCGTTCTTCAATTTCGTCGATGGCGGGCGCTCGGCGGTTTCCCTCTTCTTCGTCCTCTCGGGCTTCATTCTCACGTACACGTATCGCGACGAACTCGCGACGCAAGGCCCGCATAATTTTTACGTCGCGCGCGTCGCGCGCATCTATCCGAACATCCTGTTCGCGCTTGCCATTGCGTCCGTTACGACTGCATACCTCGTGATCTCGCACAACGATGTGCTGTTTCTCAAGTGGTTCGCGCTGAAGACGTCGATCAATCTTTCACTGGTGGTGAGCTTCATTTGCCAGGTGTTCCTGATCACCGCCTGGTTTCCGTTCGCTGCGATCAATCAGCCGTGGAATGGTCCGGCTTCGAGTGTGTCATGCGAGGCGTTTTTCTACGCGCTCTTTCCGTTGATCCTCGCGCGGTTCGTGAAGATGCGCGCATCGACGCTCGCCGTCACGCTGCTCGGCATCTGGATCGCGCAGGGCCTGATGATCCTGTTCATCATGGCCGCGTTCCCCGTCTCGCGCAGTCACTTCCTTGCGGGCACGCTGCCGCTGTGCCGGATCGCCGAATTCATGCTGGGCATCGGCGCGGCGCTCGCATTCCAGACCTTGCGCACGCGTGGCGTGTCGATGCATGGCCGTGGCATCGCGCTGGTGTCGGGTTCCGTCGTCGTGCTGATCGTGCTCGCGCTGTGGCAACCCACGACGCCCGTGTTCTATCCGCAAAGCCCGTTCTTTGCGACCTTGATTCTCGGCCTCGCGCTGCTGGAGCGGCCCGTAATCGGCCTGCTGAATCAGCGCTGGCTCGTGCGATTCGGCGAAGCGAGTTATGCACTCTTCCTGATTCATGTGCCGCTTGCGTATCTCGCGTGGCTGGTGGGTTTTCGCGCGAGCAACGGCTGGATTCCGCTCACGTGTACGCTGCTGCTCAGCGTCATCGTGTTCACGTATTTCGAAGAGCCGATGCGGCGTCGCATTCGCAGGCGCTTTCGCAGCAAGCCGCCCGTGCCCGCAAGCGTGGTTGCGGAAACCGTGCCTGTCGATCCAACCGTGACAGTCGGCCCCGGCATGAAGCCGAGCTGA
- a CDS encoding GH1 family beta-glucosidase yields the protein MAYDAVATGGIQSNSQQSDPFTPSADSVLWRKDFLLGAATASYQIEGAVNEDGRLPSIWDTFSATPGKVLAGDTGAVACDHYHRWESDLDLLSGLNFEAYRLSVAWPRVMDEAGRPNAKGLDFYKRLLGRLKDKGLQTFVTLYHWDLPQHLEDRGGWLNRETAYRFADYADLMSRELSGHVDAWMTLNEPWCSAFLGYGNGHHAPGLANIRYATQAMHHLLLAHGLATQVLRANDPSSMKGIVANVGRGTAATQSEADQRAAHLFEVQHNAWILDPLLKGEYPADLWELWPGAEPLVLEGDLQTIAAPLDFLGINYYFRTNVKSDGAHGFVDAPLADVERTQMGWEVHPDGLRDLLTGFHGTYPNLPPIYITENGMASDDKVENGRVEDPQRIAFLKRHLAAVDQAVKQGVDIRGYFVWSLLDNFEWAFGYERRFGVVHVDYGTQQRTVKRSGELIAKFIEARKQQR from the coding sequence GTGGCATACGATGCAGTGGCAACCGGCGGCATTCAGTCGAACAGTCAACAAAGCGATCCCTTCACGCCGTCCGCCGACTCCGTTCTCTGGCGCAAGGACTTTCTGCTCGGCGCGGCAACGGCGTCGTATCAGATCGAAGGCGCCGTCAACGAGGACGGCCGCCTGCCGTCTATCTGGGACACGTTCTCCGCGACGCCGGGCAAGGTGCTCGCGGGCGACACGGGTGCGGTGGCCTGCGATCACTATCACCGCTGGGAAAGCGATCTCGACCTGCTGTCGGGGCTCAACTTCGAGGCGTACCGGCTTTCGGTTGCCTGGCCGCGCGTGATGGACGAAGCGGGTCGCCCGAACGCAAAGGGTCTCGATTTCTACAAGCGGCTGCTCGGCAGGCTGAAGGACAAGGGCTTGCAGACTTTCGTCACGCTGTATCACTGGGATTTGCCCCAGCACCTCGAAGATCGCGGCGGCTGGCTCAACCGCGAGACCGCCTATCGCTTCGCCGACTACGCGGACCTGATGAGCCGCGAACTGTCGGGCCACGTCGACGCGTGGATGACGCTCAACGAGCCGTGGTGTTCGGCGTTCCTCGGCTACGGCAACGGCCATCATGCGCCCGGTCTTGCGAACATCCGCTACGCGACGCAGGCAATGCATCATCTGCTGCTCGCGCATGGACTCGCGACGCAGGTATTGCGCGCGAACGATCCGTCGTCGATGAAAGGCATCGTTGCGAACGTGGGGCGCGGTACGGCTGCAACGCAGAGCGAAGCGGACCAGCGTGCCGCGCATCTGTTCGAAGTGCAGCACAATGCGTGGATTCTCGATCCGCTTCTGAAGGGCGAGTATCCGGCCGATCTATGGGAGCTGTGGCCGGGCGCCGAGCCGCTCGTGCTCGAAGGCGACCTGCAAACCATCGCCGCGCCGCTCGATTTTCTCGGCATCAACTATTATTTCCGCACCAATGTGAAGAGCGACGGCGCGCATGGTTTCGTCGACGCGCCGCTGGCCGATGTCGAACGCACGCAGATGGGCTGGGAAGTCCATCCAGACGGGCTGCGAGACCTGCTGACGGGATTTCACGGCACATATCCGAACTTGCCGCCCATCTATATCACCGAGAATGGCATGGCCTCGGACGACAAGGTGGAGAACGGCCGTGTCGAGGACCCGCAGCGCATCGCGTTCCTCAAGCGGCATCTGGCCGCCGTCGATCAGGCTGTGAAGCAGGGCGTCGATATTCGCGGCTACTTCGTCTGGTCGCTGCTGGATAACTTCGAATGGGCGTTTGGCTACGAGCGGCGCTTCGGCGTCGTGCATGTCGATTACGGCACGCAGCAGCGCACCGTCAAACGCAGCGGCGAGCTGATCGCGAAGTTCATCGAGGCGCGCAAACAGCAGCGCTGA
- a CDS encoding GGDEF domain-containing protein produces MMRPGLTFKLSVLLALIGVLASGTTGYYAYRANRTMLVHEAERSLLTSTELLGQRFTMAINDIAADALVLSTMPSAATVALNDDGRSADNPTRDRLAQVFASFIAQHPEYLQVRLIARNHYGLELIRIDRESGGTVRVQESALQEKGQFAYVFDTLALLPGRVYISPIAVNHEHGAHAAEGKPTLRVGTPVANARGDVVGVVVIDVDLASLLRLSQADLPADYQVYLANEWGDFLVHPDPSLTFGFDKGRRVFMQESFAATKPLFEQSTQPVLMNGLTQPNEATGHVFSFVRRPFGESQGNRFIVIGLGKPLHEVLVGANMLGNSIVRMVLIFSAFAILLAILFARALTRPLHSLAEAATHFFSEHTVDALPLRRTDEIGVLARCFDRMRREIRLQMDELRSKQHELTHLASHDGLTGLPNRMLFMQKLEEAIDRARVSGERLAVLFIDLNRFKQINDQYGHSVGDDVLAVVARRLQDVLHTGDIVARLGGDEFIVLVKGERSADAAPAIAARIVRTLDDELMIDDQPMAVGASIGISQFPADGDSAEALLLNADAAMYAAKSGGSGAWLSYGELIDMRRARAGRGKQRRRERESEKVEPADDGTDVIA; encoded by the coding sequence ATGATGCGCCCTGGGCTCACGTTCAAGCTCTCGGTGCTGCTCGCGCTGATCGGCGTGCTCGCGTCCGGCACGACGGGCTATTACGCGTATCGCGCGAACCGCACCATGCTCGTGCATGAAGCGGAGCGCAGTCTGCTCACGTCGACGGAACTGCTCGGCCAGCGTTTCACGATGGCGATCAACGACATCGCCGCGGACGCCCTGGTGCTGTCGACGATGCCGTCGGCCGCGACCGTCGCGCTCAACGACGACGGCCGGTCCGCCGACAACCCGACGCGCGACCGGCTCGCGCAGGTGTTCGCGAGTTTTATCGCGCAGCATCCCGAGTATCTGCAGGTGAGGCTCATCGCGCGCAACCACTATGGGCTCGAGCTGATCCGTATCGACCGTGAATCGGGCGGCACGGTGCGCGTGCAGGAAAGCGCGCTGCAGGAGAAAGGGCAGTTCGCGTATGTGTTCGATACGCTCGCGCTGTTGCCGGGGCGCGTCTACATTTCCCCCATTGCCGTCAATCACGAGCACGGCGCGCACGCGGCGGAGGGCAAGCCGACGCTGCGGGTCGGCACGCCCGTCGCCAACGCGCGTGGCGACGTGGTCGGCGTGGTCGTGATCGACGTCGATCTCGCGAGCCTGTTGCGGCTCTCGCAAGCCGATCTCCCCGCCGACTATCAGGTCTATCTCGCCAACGAGTGGGGCGACTTTCTCGTGCATCCCGACCCGTCGCTGACGTTCGGCTTCGACAAGGGCAGGCGCGTGTTCATGCAGGAAAGCTTCGCGGCGACGAAACCGCTGTTCGAGCAGTCGACCCAGCCCGTGCTGATGAACGGACTCACGCAACCGAACGAGGCGACGGGCCACGTCTTTTCGTTCGTGCGCCGGCCGTTTGGCGAATCGCAGGGCAACCGCTTCATCGTGATCGGGCTCGGGAAGCCGCTGCACGAGGTGCTCGTCGGCGCGAACATGCTCGGCAACAGCATCGTGCGGATGGTGCTGATTTTCAGCGCGTTCGCGATCCTGCTCGCCATTCTGTTCGCCCGCGCGCTGACGCGCCCGCTGCATAGTCTCGCGGAGGCCGCCACGCACTTTTTCTCCGAGCACACGGTGGACGCCTTGCCACTCAGGCGCACCGATGAAATCGGCGTGCTCGCGCGCTGCTTCGACCGCATGCGCCGCGAGATCCGCCTGCAGATGGACGAACTGCGCAGCAAGCAGCACGAACTCACGCATCTCGCGAGCCACGACGGGCTGACGGGACTCCCGAACCGGATGCTCTTCATGCAGAAGCTGGAGGAAGCCATCGACCGGGCGCGGGTCAGCGGCGAGCGGCTCGCCGTGCTGTTCATCGACCTCAACCGCTTCAAGCAGATCAATGATCAATACGGCCATTCCGTCGGCGACGACGTGCTGGCCGTCGTCGCGCGACGTTTGCAAGATGTGCTGCATACGGGCGACATCGTCGCGCGCCTGGGCGGCGATGAGTTCATCGTGCTCGTCAAAGGCGAGCGTTCCGCCGATGCGGCGCCCGCGATCGCCGCGCGCATCGTGCGCACGCTGGACGACGAACTGATGATCGACGATCAGCCGATGGCCGTCGGCGCGAGCATCGGCATCAGCCAGTTCCCGGCGGACGGCGATTCCGCCGAAGCGCTGCTGCTCAACGCGGACGCCGCAATGTACGCGGCGAAGTCGGGCGGCTCGGGTGCGTGGCTGTCGTATGGCGAGCTGATCGACATGCGGCGCGCGCGCGCCGGACGCGGCAAGCAGCGCCGACGCGAGCGCGAATCCGAAAAGGTCGAACCCGCCGACGACGGCACCGACGTCATCGCATAA
- a CDS encoding carbohydrate ABC transporter permease: protein MGTLKSHALPEMAASRRPVAKTRGRPLRKRWSLAAWIALIPMVVTVVFAYLGTMLWTARVSLSNSRTFPSNDFVGFTQYVRLFHNDRWLVSLQHIAIYGVCFIVACLVIGMLLAIFIDQHVMAEGVLRTVFLYPYAMSFVATGLVWQWILNPELGAQSLLHKMGFTHARFDWIVDQDFVIYTIVIATVWQASGLVMAVMLAGLRGIDDELWKAARIDGVPRWRVYVSIVIPMLGPSISTAFVLLFVAVVKLFDAVVAMTQGGPGTASEVPAKFIMDYLFGRANIGLASAASIVLLATVLAILAPFLYARSRSASRKEV from the coding sequence ATGGGCACGCTCAAGTCGCATGCCTTGCCTGAGATGGCGGCGAGCCGGCGGCCCGTCGCGAAGACGCGCGGGCGGCCGTTGAGGAAGCGCTGGTCGCTCGCCGCATGGATCGCGCTGATTCCGATGGTAGTCACGGTCGTCTTCGCGTATCTCGGCACGATGCTGTGGACGGCGCGCGTGTCGCTCAGCAACTCGCGCACGTTTCCATCGAACGACTTCGTCGGCTTCACGCAATACGTGCGGCTGTTTCATAACGACCGCTGGCTCGTGTCGCTGCAACACATTGCGATTTATGGCGTGTGCTTCATCGTCGCGTGTCTCGTAATCGGCATGCTGCTTGCCATCTTCATCGATCAGCACGTGATGGCGGAAGGCGTGTTGCGCACGGTGTTCCTGTATCCGTACGCGATGTCGTTCGTCGCGACGGGGCTGGTGTGGCAATGGATTCTCAACCCCGAGCTTGGCGCGCAGTCGCTGCTGCACAAGATGGGCTTCACGCATGCGCGCTTCGACTGGATCGTTGATCAGGACTTCGTGATCTATACGATCGTGATCGCGACCGTCTGGCAGGCGTCGGGCCTCGTGATGGCCGTGATGCTGGCGGGCTTGCGGGGTATCGACGACGAGTTGTGGAAGGCTGCGCGCATCGACGGCGTTCCGCGCTGGCGCGTCTACGTGAGCATCGTGATTCCGATGCTGGGCCCGTCGATTTCGACCGCGTTCGTGCTGCTATTCGTCGCCGTGGTGAAGCTGTTCGACGCCGTCGTTGCGATGACGCAGGGCGGTCCCGGCACCGCGAGCGAAGTGCCCGCGAAGTTCATCATGGACTATCTGTTCGGGCGGGCGAATATCGGGCTCGCGTCGGCCGCGTCGATCGTGCTGCTCGCGACGGTGCTCGCGATTCTTGCGCCGTTCCTGTATGCCCGCAGCCGAAGCGCGTCGCGCAAGGAGGTGTGA
- a CDS encoding ABC transporter substrate-binding protein, which produces MNSRKQWALKSGIALALAITGVIAQAEPLKANVIHWWTSGGESAAIRQFADAYNQAGGQWVDNAVAGADQARATAINRIVGGDPPTAAQFNTSKQFHDLIDQGLLNNVDAVATKENWAAIFPQSILDSIKVNGHYYAAPVDIHMPAWFFYSKPVFAKAGIAGDPKSFDEFVGDLDKLKKAGVIPLALGGQPWQEKITFDAVFADVGGPDLYLKVYRDRDQNAVKSDAFKKVLASFKKLHDYVDAGSPGRNWNDATALVISGKAGVQIMGDWAKGEFSAAKQAPGKDFGCFPGFGPRSPYLVAGDVFVFPKTDNATAIKAQNLLATVMTSPQAQVAFSAKKGSIPIRPDVDVNQLDICAKEGIAIMKDKSRQLPNPEMLLSPDMQGALTDVITNFWNKNQSVDDAQKAFASALKG; this is translated from the coding sequence ATGAACAGCAGAAAACAGTGGGCGTTGAAAAGCGGTATTGCACTTGCATTGGCCATCACGGGCGTCATCGCGCAAGCGGAGCCGCTGAAGGCGAATGTGATTCACTGGTGGACGTCGGGCGGCGAATCGGCGGCGATCCGGCAGTTCGCCGACGCGTACAACCAGGCGGGCGGCCAGTGGGTCGACAACGCCGTGGCGGGCGCGGACCAGGCGCGTGCGACCGCGATCAACCGCATTGTCGGCGGCGATCCGCCCACGGCTGCGCAGTTCAACACGTCGAAGCAGTTTCACGACCTGATCGATCAGGGCCTGCTCAACAACGTCGATGCCGTCGCCACGAAAGAGAACTGGGCCGCCATCTTCCCGCAATCGATACTCGACAGCATCAAGGTCAACGGCCATTACTACGCGGCGCCCGTCGATATCCACATGCCCGCGTGGTTCTTCTATTCGAAGCCTGTGTTTGCAAAAGCGGGCATTGCGGGCGACCCGAAGAGCTTCGATGAATTCGTCGGCGATCTCGACAAGCTGAAAAAGGCGGGCGTGATACCGCTCGCGCTGGGCGGCCAGCCGTGGCAGGAGAAGATCACGTTCGATGCCGTGTTCGCCGATGTCGGCGGACCTGATCTGTATCTGAAGGTGTATCGCGACCGCGACCAGAACGCGGTGAAATCGGATGCGTTCAAGAAGGTGCTCGCGTCGTTCAAGAAGCTGCATGATTACGTCGATGCCGGCTCGCCGGGCCGCAACTGGAACGACGCGACAGCGCTCGTGATCTCCGGCAAGGCGGGCGTGCAGATCATGGGCGACTGGGCGAAGGGCGAATTTTCTGCGGCGAAGCAGGCGCCCGGCAAGGACTTCGGCTGCTTCCCCGGTTTTGGTCCGCGCTCGCCGTATCTGGTGGCGGGCGACGTGTTCGTGTTCCCGAAAACCGACAACGCGACGGCGATCAAGGCGCAGAACCTGCTCGCGACGGTGATGACCTCGCCGCAGGCACAGGTCGCGTTCAGCGCGAAGAAAGGTTCGATCCCGATCCGGCCCGACGTCGACGTGAATCAGTTGGACATATGCGCGAAGGAGGGCATCGCGATCATGAAGGACAAGTCGCGCCAGTTGCCGAACCCCGAAATGCTCCTGTCGCCTGACATGCAGGGCGCGTTGACGGACGTCATCACGAACTTCTGGAACAAGAACCAGTCGGTCGACGATGCACAAAAGGCCTTTGCCAGCGCATTGAAGGGCTGA
- a CDS encoding ABC transporter substrate-binding protein, with the protein MRWCYSNACVWQRGMPARTAHAAVRPNRFLDAVILFIGCCMLIAHASAAENVLRVLAWPGYADPDVVKGFESRYHAKVEVTLIDSDEALWDKMHQGKAPQFDVLAANTAEIQRYAHDNLLAPLDLGSLPNTKRQLPRFRALSSIDGLTKQGAVYAIPFTYSTMGLIYDRKQVSVAPHSMNELWNPRYRGKVLDYNSAQHNFSFTALALGYSDPFQLNSAQMQTITRKLIDLRRNLLTYYNLPEEAAAFFVQHKVALMFGNYGTQQLELLRRAGADVGYVIPDEGVLAWLDCWSMTSAAANQPLALAWINYMLEPDVSQLLTQRQGLANTLTEPPENSDKSHILWIEPVENIDKREALWSRIVSGDRPERF; encoded by the coding sequence ATGCGGTGGTGCTACTCAAATGCATGTGTCTGGCAGCGGGGCATGCCTGCCCGCACCGCGCACGCGGCTGTCCGTCCCAATCGTTTCCTTGACGCAGTCATCCTTTTTATCGGCTGCTGCATGCTGATCGCGCATGCGTCAGCGGCCGAGAACGTGCTGCGCGTGCTCGCATGGCCGGGCTATGCCGACCCCGACGTCGTGAAAGGTTTCGAGAGCCGGTATCACGCGAAAGTCGAAGTCACGCTGATCGATTCCGATGAAGCGCTGTGGGACAAGATGCATCAGGGCAAGGCGCCGCAGTTCGACGTGCTCGCGGCAAATACGGCTGAAATCCAGCGCTACGCACACGACAATCTGCTCGCGCCGCTCGATCTCGGCAGTCTGCCGAACACGAAACGGCAGTTGCCGCGCTTTCGCGCATTGTCGTCGATCGACGGACTGACGAAGCAAGGCGCCGTCTACGCGATTCCGTTCACCTATTCGACGATGGGCCTCATCTACGACCGCAAGCAGGTGAGCGTCGCGCCGCATTCGATGAACGAACTGTGGAATCCGCGCTATCGCGGCAAGGTACTCGACTACAACAGCGCGCAGCACAATTTCTCGTTCACGGCGCTCGCGCTCGGTTACTCAGATCCGTTTCAGCTGAACAGCGCACAGATGCAGACCATCACGCGCAAGCTGATCGATCTGCGGCGCAATCTGCTGACCTACTACAACCTGCCGGAAGAGGCCGCTGCGTTCTTCGTGCAGCACAAGGTCGCGCTGATGTTCGGCAACTACGGCACGCAGCAGCTCGAATTGCTGCGCCGCGCGGGCGCCGACGTCGGCTATGTGATTCCCGACGAAGGCGTGCTCGCATGGCTCGACTGCTGGTCGATGACGAGCGCAGCGGCGAACCAGCCGCTCGCGCTCGCGTGGATCAACTACATGCTGGAGCCGGACGTCAGCCAGCTGTTGACGCAGCGCCAGGGTCTCGCCAACACGCTCACCGAGCCGCCCGAAAACTCGGACAAGAGCCACATTCTCTGGATCGAGCCCGTCGAGAACATCGACAAACGCGAGGCGCTGTGGAGCCGCATCGTCTCGGGTGACCGCCCGGAGCGTTTCTGA
- a CDS encoding carbohydrate ABC transporter permease — protein sequence MSTTLDSSPRVSRRRHAHKKRFSPSRLGIYGFLIIAALFFLLPLYVMLVTSVKPMDEIRLGNLLALPAHFTLQPWSDAWRSACTGLDCNGIRVGFWNSVRIVVPSTVFSIVIGAINGYALSFWRPRGAGMFFGVLLLGAFIPYQVMIYPMVRVLASVHLFSSLPGIVIIHTIFGMPVMTLLFRNYYAGIPLELFKAARIDGGGFWRIFFQLMLPMSLPIIVVAMILQVTNIWNDYLLGLVFAGTRNLPMTVQLNNIINTTTGEKIYNVNMAATILTSVVPLAVYFISGRWFVRGIASGAVKG from the coding sequence ATGAGCACGACGCTTGATTCGTCCCCTCGCGTGTCGCGGCGGCGTCATGCGCACAAGAAGCGTTTTTCGCCTTCGCGCCTCGGCATCTATGGCTTTCTGATCATCGCGGCGCTGTTCTTCCTGTTGCCGCTGTACGTCATGCTCGTGACGTCGGTGAAGCCGATGGACGAAATCCGCCTGGGCAATCTGCTCGCGCTGCCCGCGCACTTCACGCTGCAACCGTGGAGCGATGCGTGGCGGTCGGCATGCACGGGACTCGATTGCAACGGCATCCGCGTGGGTTTCTGGAACTCGGTGCGTATCGTCGTGCCTAGCACGGTGTTCTCGATCGTGATCGGCGCGATCAACGGCTATGCGCTGTCGTTCTGGCGGCCGCGCGGCGCGGGCATGTTCTTCGGCGTATTGCTGCTCGGCGCGTTCATTCCGTATCAGGTGATGATCTACCCGATGGTGCGCGTGCTGGCGAGCGTGCATCTGTTCAGCTCGCTGCCGGGCATCGTGATCATTCACACGATCTTCGGCATGCCCGTGATGACGCTGCTGTTTCGCAACTACTACGCGGGCATTCCGCTGGAACTATTCAAGGCCGCGCGCATCGACGGCGGCGGTTTCTGGCGCATCTTCTTTCAACTGATGCTGCCGATGTCGCTGCCCATCATCGTGGTGGCGATGATTCTGCAGGTGACGAACATCTGGAACGACTACCTGCTCGGGCTCGTGTTCGCGGGCACGCGCAACCTGCCGATGACGGTGCAGCTGAACAACATCATCAACACGACGACGGGCGAGAAGATCTACAACGTCAACATGGCGGCGACGATCCTGACTTCCGTCGTGCCGCTCGCCGTGTATTTCATTTCGGGCCGCTGGTTCGTGCGCGGCATCGCGTCCGGCGCAGTGAAGGGTTAA